One window from the genome of Leucobacter aridicollis encodes:
- a CDS encoding type IV secretory system conjugative DNA transfer family protein: MSHFQDRTAPATGFEKRLRTFGFAEILALVIGLPAAVLLGLQFFVQMLVTFLTGAESFTPLPVFRYFGLWGAADPAARYGVNGAGVLHWALIVCISAAIATVVFLFVRAGSKRRKDPQRRPGLASREQVREELGEEQLLAERAPVLRPALPASRLTATDVGYRVGMFRGIECFLRVEDPMIVIGPSRAGKGWNLVLPWIMDAPGAVVTTTSKLDNAQMTMQARERAGSKVWIFAPGIQSGKDFGHVLKWDAVAGCVNEETLIRRINGLIPADAFSGSTTNGGHWDTLGKQLSTALFHAAACGGRTVDDIWSWVASPRAAEEAVRLIRDHPKGLIEHATMLETVINMPAEQRASQWAVLPTVLAFLGSRSARDWMKVGPDDANFNFADFILQKGTVYLIGDKKTSASYLRILDGFLSEVDYVSKAIAAGSPGGRLDPPLTYLLDEAGNFEYQGMYELITAGGGVGRIGVAVFQSKSQLQQYGGQEGADTLWDAATAKIVLPGGGDPRALEDMSKLIGETWVERESHSMALRGPAQMQLSEEKRAIFEGSEIRTLEKGMAFVFYRNLPPFLPRTRPFHEHPRFVECQKDSKNLEQHLRDTSEYGDAIAKMQAGYRA, encoded by the coding sequence ATGTCTCACTTCCAAGACCGTACCGCCCCTGCGACGGGCTTTGAGAAACGGTTGCGTACCTTCGGTTTCGCGGAGATACTCGCGCTCGTGATCGGTCTCCCGGCAGCTGTGCTCCTGGGGCTGCAGTTCTTCGTCCAGATGCTCGTGACGTTCCTCACCGGGGCAGAGTCGTTCACGCCGCTTCCCGTGTTCCGCTATTTCGGGCTCTGGGGTGCTGCGGATCCTGCAGCACGCTATGGGGTGAACGGTGCCGGCGTGCTGCATTGGGCACTCATCGTGTGCATCTCAGCTGCGATCGCAACCGTCGTGTTCCTGTTTGTACGCGCAGGGTCGAAGCGCAGGAAGGACCCACAGCGCAGGCCCGGCCTCGCATCACGTGAGCAAGTCCGTGAGGAGCTCGGCGAGGAGCAGCTTCTCGCAGAGCGAGCACCTGTGCTCCGGCCGGCGCTTCCGGCTTCACGGCTGACTGCCACAGACGTTGGGTACCGGGTCGGAATGTTCCGGGGCATCGAGTGTTTCCTGCGGGTGGAAGACCCCATGATTGTGATCGGTCCCTCCCGCGCGGGCAAGGGCTGGAATCTGGTGCTTCCGTGGATCATGGACGCACCAGGTGCTGTCGTGACGACGACCTCAAAACTCGACAACGCACAGATGACGATGCAGGCGCGTGAACGGGCAGGGTCGAAGGTGTGGATTTTCGCCCCGGGGATCCAGAGCGGGAAAGACTTCGGCCATGTCTTGAAGTGGGACGCCGTCGCCGGCTGCGTCAACGAAGAAACGTTGATTCGTCGGATCAACGGGCTCATCCCTGCTGACGCGTTCTCCGGGTCGACCACGAACGGTGGTCACTGGGATACCCTCGGTAAGCAGCTCTCGACCGCGCTGTTTCACGCGGCCGCGTGTGGCGGCCGCACTGTCGACGACATCTGGAGCTGGGTCGCCTCGCCACGCGCAGCAGAAGAAGCTGTTCGTTTGATCCGAGACCACCCGAAAGGGCTCATTGAGCACGCGACCATGCTTGAGACGGTCATCAACATGCCTGCAGAGCAGCGCGCATCTCAATGGGCGGTCTTACCGACGGTGCTCGCGTTTCTCGGTTCCCGAAGCGCCCGCGACTGGATGAAGGTCGGACCAGACGATGCCAACTTCAATTTCGCCGATTTCATCCTCCAGAAGGGCACCGTCTACCTCATCGGTGACAAGAAGACGTCAGCAAGTTACCTCAGGATCCTCGACGGGTTTCTCTCAGAAGTTGACTACGTGTCCAAAGCGATCGCGGCAGGCTCCCCCGGCGGCCGGCTCGACCCGCCGCTCACGTATCTACTTGATGAGGCAGGGAACTTCGAGTACCAGGGCATGTACGAGCTCATCACCGCCGGCGGCGGCGTCGGCCGCATCGGAGTCGCGGTATTCCAGTCGAAATCGCAGCTGCAGCAGTACGGCGGGCAGGAAGGCGCTGACACGCTGTGGGATGCGGCTACTGCGAAGATTGTGCTGCCGGGTGGAGGTGACCCTCGCGCGCTCGAGGACATGTCGAAGCTCATCGGTGAGACGTGGGTGGAGCGGGAGTCGCATTCGATGGCGCTTCGCGGACCGGCCCAGATGCAGTTGTCTGAAGAGAAGCGGGCGATCTTTGAGGGCAGCGAGATCCGGACACTTGAAAAGGGGATGGCGTTTGTGTTCTACCGCAACCTGCCGCCGTTCCTCCCGAGGACCAGGCCATTTCACGAGCATCCCCGGTTCGTGGAGTGTCAGAAGGACTCGAAGAACCTCGAACAGCATCTTCGGGACACGTCCGAGTACGGGGACGCGATCGCGAAGATGCAGGCCGGGTACCGTGCGTGA
- a CDS encoding SCO6880 family protein, with product MSTDSYEIAKVQYSRRPTQGVILGIDKYGVWSIGIAIAPVLVFLVARNLGGALTAALIMSPLALGGFLKTEAGIPWTVQVLKILKFHRRKATGMAKYRKKTGPIVKGQLELPGYPNRFEIWETSKGSVVIWDKQSQHASITCVVASPGMAQHSVSVATPEEREGLIAGWMTVVGAWTRRRQIAKVTVQERTRPGSIVVEQQHFDALKKTGPLAESYQEALNLLAQEVVWRPSTITLTLDMGGREGRSLVKSHGGGKAGVLGVCEQEMGSTTEALMQAGFTRVAWCTPREWAAAGRGTVDPVGETAIDARIGEAFEGVAPELAGPMSLDEDKDYAETDSAFHRTYWVAEWPRIQTIPGFMGNVAFAESHHGFAVRHTFSLVGTPVLMKDAMKRIAQERKTWRQNARFKQDRAGTTIADNADWHNLDAREQDLVDGQGQLEFSGYLVVTAVTRDELEEACAAMEISAANAGIELLVLAYEQQAGLISVAYPTGMGMK from the coding sequence ATGAGTACCGACAGTTACGAGATCGCGAAAGTTCAATACTCCAGGCGCCCCACCCAAGGCGTCATCCTCGGCATCGACAAGTACGGGGTGTGGTCTATCGGCATCGCGATCGCCCCTGTGCTCGTCTTTTTGGTCGCGCGAAACCTTGGCGGCGCGCTCACTGCAGCCCTCATCATGTCCCCGCTTGCACTCGGCGGGTTCCTCAAGACCGAAGCAGGCATCCCTTGGACGGTCCAAGTCCTGAAGATTCTCAAGTTCCATCGCAGAAAGGCAACTGGCATGGCAAAGTACCGGAAGAAAACCGGGCCCATCGTGAAGGGCCAGCTGGAACTTCCTGGATACCCAAACCGATTCGAAATCTGGGAAACAAGTAAAGGTTCGGTCGTGATCTGGGACAAACAGTCACAACATGCATCGATCACGTGCGTGGTCGCGTCTCCCGGTATGGCTCAACACTCGGTGTCTGTCGCCACCCCAGAGGAACGAGAAGGACTGATCGCTGGCTGGATGACCGTTGTGGGCGCGTGGACAAGACGCAGACAGATCGCGAAAGTCACGGTGCAGGAACGCACCAGACCCGGCTCCATCGTTGTTGAGCAACAGCACTTCGACGCGTTGAAGAAAACCGGCCCGCTCGCGGAGTCCTACCAGGAAGCATTGAACCTCCTCGCGCAGGAGGTCGTGTGGAGGCCCTCCACGATCACCCTCACGCTCGACATGGGAGGCCGCGAAGGCCGCTCCCTCGTAAAGAGTCACGGCGGGGGGAAGGCTGGCGTGCTCGGAGTGTGCGAACAAGAGATGGGGTCCACCACTGAAGCGCTCATGCAGGCAGGATTCACCCGTGTCGCATGGTGTACGCCACGTGAGTGGGCAGCGGCCGGGCGAGGAACCGTCGACCCTGTTGGGGAGACAGCGATCGATGCACGCATCGGGGAAGCGTTTGAAGGAGTCGCGCCGGAACTGGCAGGCCCGATGTCGCTTGACGAGGACAAAGACTATGCGGAGACAGATTCCGCGTTTCACCGCACGTATTGGGTGGCCGAATGGCCCCGTATCCAGACGATCCCTGGGTTTATGGGAAATGTTGCGTTCGCGGAGTCGCATCACGGGTTCGCTGTTCGGCACACGTTTTCACTCGTCGGCACACCCGTACTGATGAAGGACGCGATGAAACGAATCGCGCAGGAGCGAAAGACCTGGCGGCAAAACGCGAGGTTCAAGCAAGATCGTGCCGGAACGACGATCGCGGACAATGCGGACTGGCACAATCTTGACGCGCGAGAGCAAGATCTTGTTGACGGGCAGGGACAGCTTGAGTTCTCCGGCTACCTCGTTGTCACGGCGGTCACTCGTGACGAGCTCGAGGAAGCGTGCGCGGCGATGGAGATCTCGGCCGCGAACGCTGGTATCGAACTGCTTGTCCTCGCATACGAGCAACAGGCCGGTCTGATCTCTGTGGCGTATCCCACTGGGATGGGGATGAAGTAG